Part of the Candidatus Nanopelagicales bacterium genome, CCGATGACAGCGCACAGTTGTGCAGGTGCCATCGCGAGTGCCACGTCGACGGGGGATAGCCGGTAGACGTACTGCAGCGCCATGGTCATGTAGAAGAAGAGGTTCGCGAACAGTGTCAGGACCAGCACGACGAGCAGGAGCACCAGATTGCCGCGGCGCAACGGTGCGAGGTCCAGCGTGGGGTTCGGGATTCTGCGCATCGCCAGGACCAAAGCCACTATTGCTCCTGCGCATGCAGCCAGCAGGAGCAGGAATGCCGTTGTCGGACCGCGCTGTGACAGCTGCGTGATTGACTCGACCGCCAGCGCGAGGACCAAACCCGCAAGGGCCGGCGTCAGCATCTCTCCCGTTGGCTGCGAGGCGGCAGTGTCGGCGGGAACGAGGGCCCACACCAGCACCATCGCCAGGATTCCGGCCGCGACCCAGACCGCGGTCACCCAACGCCATCCCGCGGACTCCACGATCACAGCCGCCACGAATGGCACGAAGAGGTAGGCGAAGGGAATGGCCGCCGAGAACACAGCGAATGCGGTCGCGCGCCCGTCCGAGTCCCGCACTGTGGCACTGAGCGAGGCCAGTGCCACGACCAGCAGGGCCGCCTTGCCGATGTTGGCCAGCAGCAGCCCGGACGTGGCCATGGGCATGGAGGGTGCGACGGCGACGAGTGCGCTACCAAGTGCGTAGAAGCCGCAACAGGCGAGGATGACCCGCTTGGAGCCCAAGCGCTGCCCGAGTGCCCCCGAGATGAAGATCACCAGAAGTGCACCCACCGTCGGCATCTGACGCGCGAAGTCGGACTGCGAGGCCGACGACCCGAGCCCCCGGAGCATGTCGTCGAGGATGTAGTTGAAGCTCGCGCCCAGCGTCTGGACCATGACGGCCGCTGCCGTCATGGCGAGCAACAGTCGGCGTTGGGTGCCGCCCAGGGTGGCAGACCCTGGCAGGGCGAGTCGCATCACCGCAGGCTAGTGCAGAGGTGGCTAGGGGAGGTAGTACATCGGGTTGGGCATCAGGAAGCCGTACTTCAGGCGGCCGTAGGACATGTCGCTGACCTGATCGCCGATGCTGGCCACGATTGTCCACCCGTCGTCCTGTAGCGACTCCCGGGCCTTGGCCTTGAATCGCGCGGAACTCAGTGAACTCGTGGCATCCGTGCGCGTGATGAATCTGTTCCACTGCGGGAAGCCGCGCTTCTCCATGCAGTTGATGGTGGCAGCGCGTTGGGTGGAAGGCCGGCCGGTGATCACAGCGATGCGAAGGCCCGCTGCCTGGAACTTCCGGTAGAGCCGGCGTACCGGGGCATTGGCTGTCGCTTTGCATTCCACCGCGAACTGTTTGTCCGTCTCGGGGTTGTAGGAGAACGCCGGGTCGTTGGAGTTGTACTCCTCGAAGTTGTTGAGCATGGTGTCGTCGACGTCGAAGACGACCGCAGGCTTCTTCGCGTCCGGGTGCTGTCGCAACCACTGCAGGACCGTCTTGCGCGCGTCCTGCGCGACCTCCTGTTGAAGTGCTCGGATCGTGCCGTTCTGGTAGATCCGGCGCAGCTGGGAGGCGGTTCCCGGCCCGACGTCGTAGGGATGTTCAGAGTCCAGCGAGGGCAGGTTCTGCGTGGTGCCGAGGATCGGGCGCCCCTTGGCGATCGGGCCAGGATCGACCGGAACGGTCTGTGCCTGCGCAGCGACCGGGGAGGCGATGAATGCGATGGCAACGGCAAGGCCGAGCATTCGCATGGGGCCTCCTATCTACATGATCGTTTGGACATCCTGTCATGCCCGAGACCGGAGATGGGCCTTGTACCGGGCGACGGCCCCTATTCTGGCCGTGGACTGCAGGGGTGTGGCATGGGAGCGAGAGTGGCTGTGATCGCCGGGATCGGCGGCGCCATGCTCGCGTCTGGAGTAGGGCCGGCGGCAGCTGACCCGGAGGTGCACCCGGCCGTACGGGTCATCATCAGCGGACGGCTGCTGGGTACCCCGGCGACAGTGCGCGTATACGACAGGCACGGGGTACGGGATGTGCGCATCGTCTCCTCGCGCACTGTCAGGGTCAGTCCAGGCCGGGTGACGTTCCTTCCTTTACCTGTCGTCGGCGAGCAGGCGTCAACGGCGCGTGTCAAGCAGTTGACGATCCGCAAAGGCACAACCGTCACGTTCCGCTACCGCAGGGACACAACGTCGCTGCCCGGCCTCTTGGCGCCCGTCGCCGTCGGGAGCAACGGACTTCCTGCGACTGGTCATGGCTGGACGGTCTCGCCTGACGGTACCCGCGTGGCGTTCGCCTCCGACGACCCCGAGCTGGGGGGCGGTGAACCGGGGTTGTTCGTGAGCGAGCTTGCGACAGGGGAGGTTCGGAGAGTTGCGCACTCTGGTTCACGTGTGTCGTGGTCGCCGGACTCCCGTCGCATCGCTTTCGCGACCGGCGCCGACGGGGTCAGCTTCGCGGACATCGACACAGGGGAGTGGCGCGTGGTGTCCGCGCACTCCGGTCGTGCTCAGTGGACCGACGATGATCACCTGGTGCTGTCGATCTGCAGACACCCGGACCGGTGCGGCATCGCGGTCGCAGTCGTGGCCTCGCGGACCGTCCGCGCAATTGTCCCGGCAGCTGGCCGGGTCCGTGGCTGGGCGCCTTCCCCCGATGGACGGCGGGTGCTGTTCGAGTCTTCCGAGGATCCCTTGGGCCGTGGGCTCGACCGCCGATCGCTGTACATCGTGGACGTGGACGGAACCACCCCGGAACTCTTGCGGGCCAATACACGCGGGGGAGTCGTCTGGTCGCCCGATTCCCTCAGGGTGGCCTTTCGCGCGGCGGCCGGATCAGGTCGGACGCGCCTCCTGGTCAAGGACCTCGGTTCCGGGAATATCGCTACAGTCGCGAAGGGTCCCAATCTGCGCGGCCCTGCGGTGCAATGGGCGCCGGACTCGACCGCGGTCGCTTTCCGAACCCGGCGTGGAGCCTTCATCGAGCGACTTGCCACAGGCCGACGCCAGCCCCTGATCCCAGGGCGATTCACGCTGCCGCGCAAGCCCGAGATCACAGGCTTGACCTTCTCGCCCTCCGGCAACCGGATCGCGTTCCGTTTCGGCGCGGGAACAGGTTGTGTCACAGATGTGCTGCCTTACGCCGACGTGAACTGCAGCACCGTCTTGGTGCGGGACCTGCGCAACAAGCGGATCGTCAACGTGTCCGCCGGCGAGAGCGGCCTTGGTTGGCGTGGACGCGATACGGGCCGGTGGTCCCCAGCGTGGTTGAGTGAGCGGAAACTGCTCATCAACGGCCCAGGTACAGCGAGACATCCGACCATCAAGGCGGTCGCATGGGAGTCGGAGCCCATCGCGTCGCCGGCGCCCAGGGTCTCGCCCTGGTGTGATCCCAACCGCTACTGGTGGTCCTGCTGACGGCTAGGCAGGCTTCACTTTGATCTTCAACCAAGCGGACTCGAGCGCGCCGCCGTTCTGGGTGACGATCACGCGGATCTTCTGCTTGCCCGTCGGTCCGAGGATGACCCGCATGGTGCAGTTGCCGTTG contains:
- a CDS encoding MFS transporter, yielding MRLALPGSATLGGTQRRLLLAMTAAAVMVQTLGASFNYILDDMLRGLGSSASQSDFARQMPTVGALLVIFISGALGQRLGSKRVILACCGFYALGSALVAVAPSMPMATSGLLLANIGKAALLVVALASLSATVRDSDGRATAFAVFSAAIPFAYLFVPFVAAVIVESAGWRWVTAVWVAAGILAMVLVWALVPADTAASQPTGEMLTPALAGLVLALAVESITQLSQRGPTTAFLLLLAACAGAIVALVLAMRRIPNPTLDLAPLRRGNLVLLLVVLVLTLFANLFFYMTMALQYVYRLSPVDVALAMAPAQLCAVIGATASGRLVRRWGITTAGSVLMGLVAATLICSAALRLDSPLWLAVLIVSVYAAAAAGGGVAVTNAVMDTAPPG
- a CDS encoding HAD family acid phosphatase; its protein translation is MRMLGLAVAIAFIASPVAAQAQTVPVDPGPIAKGRPILGTTQNLPSLDSEHPYDVGPGTASQLRRIYQNGTIRALQQEVAQDARKTVLQWLRQHPDAKKPAVVFDVDDTMLNNFEEYNSNDPAFSYNPETDKQFAVECKATANAPVRRLYRKFQAAGLRIAVITGRPSTQRAATINCMEKRGFPQWNRFITRTDATSSLSSARFKAKARESLQDDGWTIVASIGDQVSDMSYGRLKYGFLMPNPMYYLP